DNA from Rosa rugosa chromosome 6, drRosRugo1.1, whole genome shotgun sequence:
GCCATCAGAAAAACAGTTGggtacacaaaaacaaaaacagtggGTTCCAAAAGCATTCTTCAATCTTCCTAATCGCCTCAGTACTTCCAATTGGCCTTCTTACTTCCAGTTCTAGAGGCAGTGCTAGAAGTAGACTCTTGTCTAGGGTTCTTTGGGAATTTGATTCTTCTTGCTGGGGATTTGAACATTTTTCCTGAAAAGAGAGGCCTGGAGGAGGCTCCAGGTTGCTGATTTACCTGAAAACGACAATTCCAAAACATTCAGAAATGGTAGCTTACTAATCAAATTCAACTGCAGACCACAACAAACACAAACTATACCTGTGTCTGCTGAACATTATTGGTGGAATTTTGTGATGGCATTACATTGAAGTGATCAACATTCACAGGTCCACTAATAGTCTCAGAATTAACCTGTGATGGCTCTGCAGGAGCTGGAACCTCAACATCCTCCATTGAAACCTGGTGTTGTTGCTGATGATTCTGAGGAGCTTCAACATTTTGAGCTTggggctgctgctgctgctgattCACAGCCCCCCTTATTCCGTTGAGCTTGGGGTTGCTGCTGTTGATTGACAGCTCCCCCATTCCCCTGCATTTGCTCATTCTCCACATTCCCCTGCATTTGACACAATATACATTATAATCTATATTCCTGGGCCTATAATTCATAAAAATGGTCGATGAAAGCTAATGTAATACCTGATTCCTTCTTAAACAGGTTCTAACATTGTGCCCCTTTTTGTGGCATCTGCCACACTTCACTTGAGAGTAGTAACTTCTTGGTAATTTCTCAGTACCAGCAGGAGGTTCTTCTTCACCTACACAAATGATTATGCAGTTAGCCATGAATACAAAGTTTACACATTAAACATATATAAACTTGAAAAAAACAGTTTACCTGGTGCTTTGGTTCTGTTGGTTTTAGGTCTTCCTGGTTGTGCCCTTTATAATGGGGGTGCAATTGGCCTTTGTATGAGCTCCCATTCTTACACTCCAGCAATGGGTTGATGACTGGGTCATAGGCCTTCATGTACTTCTCCTGAGTGTAATTGTCATGTACAAACTCATCAGGTGATTGCCCCTTGGAATATATGGCTGCAATTGCATGGCCACATGGAAGACCACTCAGGTCCCATCTTCTGCAAGTGCAGGAATGATTGTCCAACTGCACTGAGTGTTGTGCTAGCGCACCAGATTGACAACCCACACCCCTGCCTTGGATTTCAAACCTCATACTGCTGGACTCTAAAGGTCTATAGTCATGGCTCCAATCAACATTCTTTTTCAGGAGTTTCTCCACTCTAGGTCCCACCCTACACTTCCAGTTTGGCCCCGAGTTTCTTCTATTGGCTAATCTCACCATAGTCATGGTCCTTATGTCCTCCAAACAGCCAAGAATTAGCTTCTTTCTTGCTAGAAGAATCGACTTGTTGAATGACTCGCTATGATTATTTAGAAGTATGTCACATTTGAACTGCTCCTTGAAATGAGACTTAGACCAATGAACTGCAGGCCTATCCTTGCACCACTTCCATGCAGAACTTGAAGATTTAGCCATATCCTCCATTGCAAGCTCATATTGTCTGATGGCGGTGGCTCTTGCAACTGCCTAGAGCTTTTGTTTTAGCTCAAGTCCACTGTGACCATCAGATTTGAAGTTATTGTGCAAATGGTAAACACAATGCCTGTGTTCTGCAAATGGGAACAAGTCCTTAATGGCCTGCTCTAGGCCTTTCTGCTTATCAGAAATAAAAGCATAATGGACTGAATGATGAATTTGAAGATCAACCCTCAACAACTCTAAAAACCAGGTCCAACTATCCCTTGCTTCTCTCTCCACTATTGCCCATGCAATGGGATAAATCTCATTATTCCCATCTATGCCTACAGCTGATAATAGTTGACCTTTATGGACCCTCTTCAAATGGCATCCATCTAGCCCTATGAGTGGCCTACAACCTGCCTTCCATCCAACCTTCAGTGCCTCCAAGCATATATAGATCCTTTTGAACCTTGTGACATCACCATCCAATTCTGTTTGGATCTACACTAAGCTTCCagggtttttctttttcaattaatTGGCATAACTCTCAAGCATATTATACTGGTCTTCAAATGAACCCTGAGCCAACTTCTTTGCCCTTCTCTTAGCTCTATAACACATCTGGAATCCGACATCCATTCCAAAGTCCTTCCCAACTGCATTTTGGATCCCTTCCCTTGTCCAATTGGAATCATTCCTAAAAAAGTCTTCATATTCATCAGCAATGAATGGAGCGTGCATGTGATAAACCCTACCTCCaactgtgatgccccggaaattcgtatttattttccgaggattttctggaatttaattagtggttgttggaaggtttcgtggctcgtggatggagcggaagtgtttcggatgaatttgtattcgaaaagtatgactttaggggggttgctaaggttgacttttgatacgttgagattctctgaaaacttccttcacgaaagttgtagagcgcgtcgatacgagttcgtggatatgtggaacgtggaaattggagttcgtatgaggaagttatggccgtcggaaaaaatttccattttggtatatatgggatttttcaggaaaattattcaaaaaatcagatttccattttgggaaggatttttctctctcctctctcccgagtTTTCCCGAGCAGCCATCTTCACCGAgctcgttctccctcctccggccaccaatcgacgagATTCTTGTCCCTATCTCTTCGCCTCACTCTCATCTAGCACCCCGTGAAGTTTCACTGTGTGGGTAGACCTGTGCACAacgctacaaggccgagaagtcgCACGGTGGAGCTAcaaatcgccttgatcggagtcggagattccggccacctttgccggtgattcttgagggcttttggagcttggaggacgttgatgcttcccacaaggtggcttgcatcgattcaactcgtggaggtcgaattttggaattgaaattctagggtttcaatcggtccggtttgttctaaggtaaaattcaatCGATTGGcttataattggactttgttgtagttatgaaagttgaaattggagttgagatgaagaactttggtgttggaagttttgtcaaatttcgagtttggtttggcggcggtgccgccactgtggtggtgttttccggcggtttccggccacctcagggatagtttttgttcctgagttcgatatactcgtcgatacgagcatttcgatatattgtttgtaatttttggagatcgtatgagcatgttgtgatttttacggtttcagaccgttcgatgtttcgatccgtgaggattcgagcttccgatcgacttgtggttttggcatatcgatcgtagaagcattccggagacattgggtggtctcggatgtggtttcgcctcgattggcgtcaccttgggaattttggttcgatttagggtttcgaacgttattccttgtaattcgttaactgaatcagagttgtgtttccttagatacttgacgaagtattttttggacggctattgtgattggccgctttgttctgtattgaagacgcagcgggagtttcgaggtgagtaatctcacaaggttcattatgaacggaattaccattattgttttggcgttaattatttaactgcaaactatagttggtattagtaggcattcctgagcgaatgactatgtatatatatatttacgtgaaatatatatattcttatggatgatgtgtgatgaataatatgcatgatgggttcatattattgttgaatgggaCTTTTCATAGAAAcgatattgtggaaaaagatgttttctattgtttgaaaagtattgagtttgatgttacgtacattttggagtcaagcgtgactcattttaaatgtattggtccttgtaccaagggtcacagatggtgaacagggatggggaaagccggaactagatggtcgtaacgtttttaggtcaggtgtgatttacttaacgttgacttgagaccagatggggtctgaaaagcatgggtcgcagatggtgaccaacggttggttctaagaccagacggggtctgaaaaccaagagtcacagatagtgataggttgcagatggtgaccaatgatttatctgtgttacgagcctagttaccatattgtcttggagttatggaattaactgtgactatagatggtattagtgacATTTCTGAGTgtatgactatgtgtgtacatatgtatatcatggggggtagcggggagctatctgatgctcatgagtacgtgtctttaaaagagagtttcggggattctttcttttaaatgtcctagGAGGACTTgttaatcatatttgaattgttaggttaacgatttatatgattttgtcacggtgtgacttttgtgatttccttgttggaaaagagtattgttttgggaagcatggtatgttttccttattctcgagtcgaaaggtttcctcgtgtttggcgtgagttgtgcgggcttttatcccgtgaattggtgtgagttgttttgagttactcatacgggcttgcaaaagcttaccgggtttgttgtgtgacaacccggtgcactattcaaacagTGTAGGGGTTAACCTTGCAGGTcaggaaatcgtggctgaagctgaggtatcttgttggcagcagaactggtaggaaacaaatttgattggctttgccattgctatgacttccgctttgtagtaaactctgaggagcttttacgttttatcttgttgttgacaatttaattcgtaagcttatgtaatatatgactctgtgggcgggtcaatattgacatagtgagttcagggcatcaacatgtatattgtataaagggaaaaagttttgcaggtatttggtattgatggctgaacgttcacgcatgtataattatggggttatatatcgtttttttatttgtgttaaaaatcaggggcgtgacaccaACACTATTGCATTTATGTTCAGGCCTGAAAGTCTTGATTGTCATTTCCGGAGTGTCAGTATCTGGACTAGATGCATATATCCAGAATGGACAGCCCTTAGATGTCTTGCAGACCACCTTCACCTTTCTTCTAGTGTTCTTTGGAAATCGCAGTTCCTTTTTGGTGAGTACCGCATGCTTCCTGATTGCTTTCTTGAAAATGCTTGAGTTGGGGAATACCATACCTAGTTCAAAATGGGGGTTCTTCATATCATACTTCTGGTTGAATTCCCTCCACCTCGAGAACCTCATCTTGTGTTTCACTGGATACCTCCCCCCATCTTCTCTAGACTCATCACTTGAACCATGCAGGCTTGGAAAGCCATCACTAGCAGTACCATCATCATCAGATATATTGCCTTTGAATCCCATGTCATTCCATTCCTCTACATGTTCGGGATCACCATCCACATGTGCCTGAAAGTctacttcatcatcttcataaaCCAACTCGAAGTCACTATCCCTAATCCCATCCCAGTTTGGATCATCAGAATCATCACTACTAGTACTGCTCCAATCATACTGAACCGGGTTTGAGCATTCACCACCAGACCTCGTATCATACCTCCTAGTGCCCCTCTGTTTTGGCCTACCACGCTTTTTCTTTGGAACACAAACTTCTTCCTCTACAATTTTCTGCTTCCCTTTATCTTTTTGTCTTGAAGTGGATGCCTGATGAGCTCTGCCTCTTGCAGTTGTAATAGTTGGGCCACGGGTTTGAGCTCCAACTCTAGGCCCATTGCCTTCAGTTGACTGTGGACCACCACTCTGCACTTCAAGCTGCTTATCAGTACAACTTGACTGTGGAGCATTGCTCTGTAGTTGAGGCCCATTAGCAGCTTCACTCATTTCTGGACCATTGCTTTGCACTTCAGGCCCATCATCAGTATATTCCCAGTTTTCAGGCATAATTCCATCCAGAGGAacctcttcatcatcatctacatCCACTGGCACCTCTTCAACACCCTCAACAGCTGGCAATTGCACATCATCAATTGCATGTCCAAATAACAGAGAATGATCTATGTCATCATCGTAATGATCTAACTCATAATCATGAAAATGCCTTCTTGCCTCCAAGCAAACAATGTACACATGCAATATCCTTTGAACAGCAGGAATGAATTTAACCATGTCCATACAGTCTTTATTAGTGACTAAAGGTAAATATCCAGTACCCTCTTCACTTCCTGGTATCCTAAACCAGTAAGCAACTGGGCCAGCTTGATACCCCAAATCCCAAGCCCAATAATTAAACCTTATCACACTCAGTTTGTTCGGATCAACCCCATCAACAAAGACCACTTCCTCCCCTCCCATGTATGTCCTATTCACTCCACCATGTGAGAAGAACCTTCCTCCATGATGTATTGCTACGGTGAAATTTCCAACTGCAATTTTACAACACCAGCTATTATAATCCAAAATAGGAAACATATTCAATGTTGTTCAGGCCTAACCAAATTGATTATTCAACTACCTCTTCTTTGTCTTTACTCTCTACCATTTATACCGGTATGTGTTTTAAAATCATTTATCAGTTCTAAACACCATTAAACAACCCAGACCAAGGTTAGGATTTCACTTTCATCACTAACCCAGCCACCAAACCAATAACCCTAATTTATTAGAATAGCCGACatcaaaccctaaaccctacaCATGCgaagacaaaataaaaccctaaaccctagacAAACCCTAGTCAACAACATTGACTTCcataaaaaaatcaaatctttttgGACCACAAACCCTAAAATAGCGACAGCTCATAGAAAGGGGGAATATTTTCTTACCTCCTGAAAACACAGGTGGATCCCCATCCAGCCGGAAATATCTCCAATAATTAGCCATTGACCCCTCTTCAAGATCTGATTTGAGATTCGAATCTCTCTTTCACTCAGGTCTATAGGATTCTATCACTTTCTCTGTTGGATTCTCTGTGCGGCTGTGGGCTTGGAAGAATCCAAACTAAGAGTGGTCGAACGGAACAGAACTCACTTAAGGCTCTAGGGTTATCGAAGAGACGAAATTGCCCCTTATGTATTGCCATGTGGCTGGGCTCTTAATGTCGTCGTGAACGGCGTGTACCGTCCTTGGGTCGGGATTAAAACttggggtaccaaagtgatagttttgcatagtcgggTACTGAAGTTAGGAGTCGGCCTaagttcgggtactgtttgAAATATTTTCTCTATCAGTAATTAACCGTCCAGGAATAAAAGCACTCTGACTTGGAGAAATAATCTCTGGTAATAAAAGCTTCAACCTATTTGCAATCACTTTAGAACAGAGCTTGTAAATTACATTACAAAGAGCTATTGGTCTAAGATCAGACATGCGGACATGATTCGGAACCTTTGGGATTAAACAAATATGGGTAAAATTAATCTGTTTCAGTAACTAACCGGAGTGAAGAAAATTCTGAACAGCTGCAGTAATTTCAGAACCAACAGAATCCCAATAATGCTGATAAAAAAGAGGAGGCATACCATCTGGGCCCGGTGATTTTGTTGGATAAATTTGAAATAACGCAATCCGTACTTCATCTGCAGAATAGGGAGCACATAGTTGCTGATTCATTGCTTCAGTAACTCGGGGTTGGATAGCATTAAGAGTAGTATTCAAAGCATCAACCTCACATGCTCCTGCCGTGAACATGTCAGTAAAATACTCAGTCACTACTGATTCCAAACCGGCCTCAACCTCCTGCCAAACACCATGGGAGTCAAACAGCCCATGAATCCCATTCTTCCGCCTTCTATTGGAAGCTTTACGATGGAAATAGTTAGTGTTCCGATCTCCATCCTTCAACCAAGTAACTTTAGCTCGTTGAGCCTAATATGATTCCTCCTGAGTTAAGAGCTGCTCAAGTTGTTTATTGAGGACACCTTTCTCATCATTCAATTCATTCGAACTTGGAAGCCCCATAATTTGTTCCAACCTCTCCTGGAGTCTCTGAATGCACAACTTACGATCACTAAACGTGTTCCTGTGCCAGGCAGTCAAAGCCTTACTGGTCTTCTCAATTTTCTTTACAACCTAGAACATAGGCTGTCCAGATAACTCATTCTCCCATTCATGTTGGACAATAGCATCACATCCTCTCTCCTGCAAGAAACTTTCAAACCGGAACCTCCTGAATTTCTGTTTTTCAACCAAAGGCACCGCTTACccttaggccatgtttggttgactagaaaggaaaggaatcactttcctttcctttgggaaagtgtttacgtaggggggggggggggagggaaccaaattcctccactttttcctttgctttgggaaaatgtttcccttccttggctgtccccaaacgcaggaaatgaaagtatttcctttcccaacacccactttccgggaaacaaacatggccttaGAAGAATAGGAATATGATCATAACGACTTGGCAGCAAATGAAGAAGCTTAGAGCACCCAAACATATATGACCAAGACGCTGTGCCAACTGCACGGTCAAGCCGTACCTTAGTCACCGAGTCACTCCATGTATGTATATTACCAGTAAACCCTAAATCAACCAAATCTGCATATCCCAAGGCTTCACGAAAACCTTGCATCTGGGCTTCAGGACGAACCCTGCCACCTGCCTTCTCACCTGAATGAAGGATCTCATTAAAATGTCCAATAGTGACCCACGACAGAGAGTCTTGATCAGCCAAATCCTTCAAGAGTTGCCATGAAAGATGTCGATCTCTTCTTCTAGGGTGCCCATAAAAACCCGTCAATCTCCATTTTGGGTCACCTGAACCACCACCAATTTCTACATCGATAAAATGAGGAGAAGAATCACGAACCCGGACGTTCAGACCCTCCGTCCAGAATAATCCGAGTCCGCCTGATTGCCCAGTACTCAAGACACGTTCTTCATGCGCAAACCCTAGCGCGCGGTGCAGTTTTTCAAAATCTCGATCAAACTGGATTTTCGTTTCACACAAGAATAGAATAGAAGGCCGGTTCTGAGCAATGAGATTTTTCAAGGCATGAACCGTGGAAGGATTGCCGatacctctgcaattccaagaCAAAATCTCTATCAAAGAAGAATAGATGCAGGGCTCGAAAACCTAAAGAATTAGGTCTCgttcccaaaccctagcagagctaggtcagTTGGCAGCTTGATGTTTCTTACGTTTAAgcatttctattttccattGTTACGATCATTAGCTTTCCATTGTTATCCTACATTTCATATTGACATTGAATGATCTTAATTCTGAGCACATATGATCATGGTGTATACAAATAGTGGACCAAAAAAATTGCAATTCTGTTCAGATATTTTTTTCATCTTAAACGTACTGGAACGACGTCGTGGAGCATATTCTGTCTGTCTCCACTAGGATGCCGCCACGTTTCTTTCTTCCCTTCCAAACCTCCTGACCTAGCTACCATGTGGGTTGCCGTACTAGATATTTCTCGGGTAGGGCAATCCAACGGCTCAAGAACCCTCCACAGCTCCCCCATAAaagcccctaaaccctaattctctTTCTCCTGCTTACGCACCTCACTGCCACATTCCTCTGAAAGCAGGAGAAACCCCTCTCTCTCGCGCCTTCCCTCCCACACAGAGCTTGCTTATAGAATCATAGCTATTATGCCTTCTATAGACGTTTCCGATTATGTGCTGGAGGCTccgaagaaggagaagaagatgaaaaagtCGAAAAAGGAGTCCATAACCGACTCTCCGATTAGTGAGAAGAAGAGCAGTAGCAAGAAAGAGTCAAAGCTGAAGAAGCGGAAAGCGCTGGATATGGAGGCCGACGACGAAGACAGGAGCGACACCAGCTCCGAGCTCGGCGAGCCTGTCAATTTGAAGCCCAACGGCGATTCTTCGGTGGAGAAGAGCAAGAAGAAATCGAAGAAGGCcaaggtggaggaggaggaagaggaagaggagaaggTTGAGGTGAAGAAGGATGATCCTAATGCTGTAACCAAGTTTCGGATTTCGGCGCCGTTGAGGGCTAAGCTGAAGGAGAAGGGGATCGAGGCCTTGTTTACGATTCAGGCCATGACGTTCGACACCATTTTGGACGGGGCGGACTTGGTGGGCCGGGCTCGCACCGGTCAGGTAACGAATTTAACGGTCTATTTTCGAGTGTTAGGATATGATTTTTGGTTCGTTGTTTTTGATCATTTGGTTTATTGTTCCTGCAAATTTTAGGGTAAAACTCTGGCTTTTGTGTTGCCTATATTGGAGTCGTTAACAAATGGTTCTGCTAAAGAATTTCGAAAGACTGGATACGGCAGAGCACCGACTGTTATTGTTCTTTTACCCACCAGGGAGTTGGCCAAGCAGGTATTTACTGCGGAACTCATGGTTACAATGtgtttgtgattgtttgttGGTATCGGAATTGACTGTTTTTGGTTTGATAAGGTGTTTGCGGACTTTGAATTTTATGGTGGTGCTGTGGGGTTAGCATCGTGTTGTGTATATGGTGGATCTCCTTACGCAGCTCAAGAATATAAGTTGAAGAGAGGGGTTGATGTCATTGTGGGAACACCTGGTCGTATCAAGGTATAGAGTTATTCTTTTGTGGTTGAGCCTATTTTTAACTTTCAAGTGTAATTATGGGATCTGCAAATTAAAGTTTGAGAATTTGGTGTAGGATCATATTGAGAGGGGGAATATAGACTTGAGCACTTTGAAGTTTCGGGTCCTTGATGAAGCTGATGAAATGCTGAGGATGGGTTTCGTTGATGACGTTGAACAAATTCTAGGTATTTTTCTGTCTAATTGTGTTGTATTGCTGTTATTAACGGGGGGATAGCTGTGTTTTATACATTTTTATGAAATTACTTTATGCTTGTAGCTAAACACTTTCCAAGTATTACAATCTCTGTGTCAGATGATTTCTTTGTTGTTTAGTTTTGTAAGAATTATATCTGGCATTaacttctctctgttttttggGTTTGCAGGCAAGGTCAAAGATGTAACTAAAGTTCAAACGCTTCTCTTCAGTGCAACCTTACCCTCTTGGGTGCAAAATGTAAGTATATTAATCAAGTGCTGGAAGTTTGAATTTTGATGTATACTTAGATTCAGCTTCTATATCTGAAATAAGTTGTACAAATAAATTGGCAAGGTTGTGATATAGCGTCTGTCTTTCCACCGTTTACAGATATTGATTAAATTTCATTTTGCTTTTTCAGATTTCCAAAAGGTTTCTTAAATCAGATAAGAAAACTGCAGATCTGGTTGGTAATGAAAAGATGAAGGCCAGCGTCAATGTTAGGCATATTGTTCTTCCTTGCTCTAGTTCAGCTAGAGTAGACGTTATTCCTGACATCATTCGTTGTTATAGCAGGTTGGTTTTTCCCTTGTCAACAAACACCTAACGCATCTGTTAATGGAGGCTTCTGTTTTGATTATAAATTTTtccctttttatttttggaatgcTTTTCCTAATTTATATATGTTGTATCCAGTGGAGGTCGCACTATTATTTTCACTGAGACAAAGGATTGTGCTTCTGAGCTTTCTGAGAGGTTGCATGGAGCAAGACCTTTGCATGGGGACATACAGCAAGGTCAGCGGGAGGtatgttattttgttttcttatccTTATTCAGATCTTTGAAGTGCTTTTTTTAATTGCTGAATATATTTTTCTTAAGGAGGGGCCCTCATACATATTGGTTTATTTTAAATATGGTGTATGTAATATTCGTACTGGACATGGTTCATAATCTTTTTATCTAGTATATTTTCCCAAAGTAGTAAATGTTTCACCTTGactgagaaaatggaaaaactcaAAATTATGAAGTTAGTAATTTCAAGGTCTGTGCCTGTTCCTATAGATAAAATTTTCTAATGGAGCTCAATTTATATGATAAAAAGGCGTTTGGAATTGTGAGAATTGGAAAATCTCCTTATTACAAAAGTAGGTAGGGTTTGGTTGGGAGGGCCAATTTGACTTTTTATTTCTGCTTACCCTCAATGACCGGTTTTTAGGCCTCCAGAAGGTTTcctactcacacacacacatatatttttCAATGGATTTTTGTGCATGGATGCTTCCTGCTCAAGTGAGTTTGTGGGGTTTCTGCGTATAAGTGGTTTCAATATTTATCCTTCTCTAATTGCAGAATCTATTCCCTTTTTGTCGCGTTTCAGGTCACACTTGCAGGTTTCAGGTCTGGCAAATTCTCGACATTAGTAGCCACAAATGTGGCAGCTCGTGGACTGGATATCAATGATGTTCAATTAATTATTCAGGTATGCTCGTTTTCATATTTGCATTCTGTGTAATATACCCAGTCTCTTACTTTTATTGTTCATTGTCTGTAGTGTGAACCTCCACGTGATGTAGAAGACTATATCCATCGATCCGGACGCACAGGGAGAGCCGGTAaatcttgaaaaaaaaatagcacTTCTGAAGTGTGTTTTTAGGTATCTAATTGCTGTAGTTTTATGAGAGTACTTAGAGGTGTGACCATATTTTCAGGCAATTCTGGAGTTGCTGTAATGCTTTATGACCCTAGAAAGTCAAACATATCAAAGATCGAAAGAGAATCTGGggtgaaatttgagcatgttTCTGCTCCTCAGCCAATTGACGTTGCCAAAGCTGCAGGTCTTAGTGCAGCAGAAATGATTACTAATGTCTCTGATAGGTATAATACGTGACGATAAGATGTTAGTTACATTCTAATGGTGATTGGGTTCAAATATTAATACATTTTTAATTGCAGCGTAATTCCTGCATTCAAGAGTGTTGCTCAGGAGCTTCTAAACACCTCAGGCCTATCTGCAGTAGATCTACTGTCAAAGGCTCTTGCTAAGGCTGCTGTAAGCTTTTCCAAATACTTAACTACATTTTTTCCTTGAATTTTTTAAAACTTGGATGCCATTTTATTTTTCCTGGTCTCAAATTGTTTGTTAAACTTTGCCTCATTCCATGGTGTGCAGGGCTACACCGATGTAAAGAAGAGGTCACTTCTGAGTTCTATGGAGAACCATGTCACCGTACTGCTTGAAGCTGGAAAGCCCATTTACACAGCATCGTGAGCACTTGTCACTTTTGCCTTATTTTGCTTTTAGGTCTTGCACATGATAACACTCGAATTGAAACCACTTAAAAGGATATTTACTCACTGCTGCCAGTCTTTCTTTTTAAGTTATCACATGTGAAGTGCTTACTAATGATAGGAACCAACTGTTTACTACATAAACTGACTGGAACACGTTATAAAACGATGAAGGTATATAAGAACTGTGTCAGTTAGTTTATATGGTTAAGGGTAAAATATAAATTGGTTCCATCCCCTGATTACGCTTTCTTTGATTATATGTGGTCGACTTCCATCAACTAGTTGCTTATATGTTTTGACTCTTGATTCCATCAACTTTGTCTCAGTTTTGCTTATTCGGCCTTGAGGAGGTTCTTGCCGGAGGAGAAGGTCGAGTCAGTGAAGGGTATGGCGCTAACAACTGATGGAAAGGGTGCAGTGTTTGATGTAGCTGCTGAAGATTTGGATATGTTTCTTACTGGTACTAAACACTTGGTTTCTTTCCTTACTCATTTATTTATATCTTGTAGATATTCATCAAGCGGCTTTGTGTACTCAAATTATGCCATTGACTTAAATTCTGAGCATTACAAATTTCTCTTTTATACCTGTTAATTATTCATGTTCTTAGCTGCTTTCTCAGTGTTGGTCTGTTCCTTATACGCTGTTATGTATATTTTGGGTGCAGGTTCGCAAAATGCAGCTGGTATCAGCATACAGGTCTTGGACTCTTTGCCGAGTTtacaa
Protein-coding regions in this window:
- the LOC133716951 gene encoding uncharacterized protein LOC133716951; this encodes MEDMAKSSSSAWKWCKDRPAVHWSKSHFKEQFKCDILLNNHSESFNKSILLARKKLILGCLEDIRTMTMVRLANRRNSGPNWKCRVGPRVEKLLKKNVDWSHDYRPLESSSMRFEIQGRGVGCQSGALAQHSVQLDNHSCTCRRWDLSGLPCGHAIAAIYSKGQSPDEFVHDNYTQEKYMKAYDPVINPLLECEEEPPAGTEKLPRSYYSQVKCGRCHKKGHNVRTCLRRNQGNVENEQMQGNGGAVNQQQQPQAQRNKGGCESAAAAAPSSKC
- the LOC133714841 gene encoding DEAD-box ATP-dependent RNA helicase 7, whose protein sequence is MPSIDVSDYVLEAPKKEKKMKKSKKESITDSPISEKKSSSKKESKLKKRKALDMEADDEDRSDTSSELGEPVNLKPNGDSSVEKSKKKSKKAKVEEEEEEEEKVEVKKDDPNAVTKFRISAPLRAKLKEKGIEALFTIQAMTFDTILDGADLVGRARTGQGKTLAFVLPILESLTNGSAKEFRKTGYGRAPTVIVLLPTRELAKQVFADFEFYGGAVGLASCCVYGGSPYAAQEYKLKRGVDVIVGTPGRIKDHIERGNIDLSTLKFRVLDEADEMLRMGFVDDVEQILGKVKDVTKVQTLLFSATLPSWVQNISKRFLKSDKKTADLVGNEKMKASVNVRHIVLPCSSSARVDVIPDIIRCYSSGGRTIIFTETKDCASELSERLHGARPLHGDIQQGQREVTLAGFRSGKFSTLVATNVAARGLDINDVQLIIQCEPPRDVEDYIHRSGRTGRAGNSGVAVMLYDPRKSNISKIERESGVKFEHVSAPQPIDVAKAAGLSAAEMITNVSDSVIPAFKSVAQELLNTSGLSAVDLLSKALAKAAGYTDVKKRSLLSSMENHVTVLLEAGKPIYTASFAYSALRRFLPEEKVESVKGMALTTDGKGAVFDVAAEDLDMFLTGSQNAAGISIQVLDSLPSLQEKEARGGRFGGGGRGGSRFGGRGGGRGFSNGRNDRFGGGGGRGRGNYNRW